TTGATTTAAGTAAAATCAACGGGATTTATTTTACATGTCTTTCAACATGGCACGTTTTTTGCATTTGACTTCTGTTCAGTTTTCAAAGGACAATAGTCATTCGTCGAATTTGACAGCGACCAAATCAGCTTACCATCTAGACAGTGTTAATGTCAATATGTTTTTTCAAAAGATGCTATTTGGATGTGATGTGCTGTTTCAGCGACGTCTAATAATATATCACGGATAAATCAGGTGGTCAACAAGTATTTTATAAAAAAAACGACTTACTTCAAAAATCGTTCTAGACGATCCTAGTCTGTTTCATTTATTCTTAGAGAAAGTCCTACTTCCTTCTATAAGAACTTAACGGTTACTACATGATGATACTTTAATGCTTAACGTTGTTATGCGCAAGAGAGAATAACTCACTAGCCTAACATACTTCCCTTTAGAGTCTATAAACGGTTCCGTACTGTTTAAAGAGGTGAATGACATTTCATAGAATGAGATCGATCCAAACAGATTCCACATAAAAATATGATATACTTCTTACCTAAGAGGAGGGTTTCGTTTGCAACTTCTATTCAAAAATAAAATAAATAAGATAAGGACTTTCGCTCTTTCCCTGGTGTTTATCGGCATTGCTGTCATGTACATCGGGTTGCTCTTTAAAGGATCGCAAATCGCGATGGCAGCATTTATGCTTCTAGGCGTTATTTTTGTTTTGATGAGCACCGGTGTTTATTTCTGGGTGGGCATGCTATCGACAAAAGCCATCCAAGTGACTTGTCCAGAGTGTGGAAAGTGGACGAAAATGTTAGGCCGCGTCGATGCTTGCATGCATTGCAGTCAGCCTTTAACAATGGACAAGGCGCTTGAAGGAAAGGACTTTGACGTTTCCTATAACCGTAGAAGTCATGCCTCTAATGAAGAAAGTGAAATCGACCATAAAAAATAGCCCCGATAAAATGCTTTATCAAGGGGCTTCGCTTCACGTCACTAATGAAGCTGTGACAAAGACTTAGAGGTTCAACAACTGAACCTCTTTTTTATTTACTGTTTTATATTTCCTGGCTGATGCTTGCACTCTGGGCAAGTTCCATAGATCTCCATTCGATGATGACTAATGTCAAATCCGGTAACGTGCGCCGCTAATGCTTCCACTTCATCAAGCCCTGGATAATGAAAATCAACGATTTTACCGCAAGATTCACAAATAATATGATAGTGATGCGATGTCACGTAATCAAATCTGCTCGATGAATCTCCGTAAGTCAGTTCCTTCACTAATCCTGCTTCTTTAAACACACGCAAATTATTATACACTGTCGCAACGCTCATATTAGGGAACTTCCCCTCCAACGCCTTGTAAATATCATCGGCAGTTGGATGCGCCTGCGAAGTGGAAAGGAACTCCAGTATCGCATGACGTTGAGGCGTGATTCTCACCCCAGCTTTTTTTAATGAGCCTAGCGCTTCCTGAAGATGGTCAGTCGCCACCGTCATGCACCTCACTTTCAAAAAGCGTTCTCACTTTATAATATTTATAATCTAATTTTACTCGCTAAAACGTTGCTTTGTCAATCTTTGTCTTCCTCATCCACTTCTAAATGTTGGTCTGGCAATCCTTCTTTGGCATTTGCATACCGTGCAGCCACAAACAAAAAGTCGGACAAGCGATTTAAAAATACGAGGGTATTGGGATTGACAACGTCCGCAATGGCCACCGCTTCACGTTCTGCTCTTCGCACAACAGTTCTTGCAAGGTGAAGGGATGATGCCACTATAGAGCCTCCAGGAAGAATGAAGGTAGTTAACTCAGGAAGAGTCCCCTGCCAGCGATCAATTAATTCCTCTAAATACGTAATATGACCTTCAAGAATTGGCCATTGAACATCCTTGCCCACTGGCGTAGAAAGCTCATTTCCTGCATGGAAGAGGAGGGTTTGTACGCGTGTCAATTGATCTTTAAAAGAAGCCTTTCCGATCCATGCACAATCTGTTAAAGAGGCCACCGCCAGTCCTAGATGAGCGTTTGCCTCATCAAGTGTCCCGTAAGCCTGAACACGGGCATGGTTTTTTGGCACCCTTTCTCCATATCCTAGCGACGTCGAACCATGGTCACCGCTCTTCGTATAAATTTTCATGTCTTCACCTCCTGTGTTTATTTTGATTTGCCTTGATTTTGTACAAACTGCAAAGCTTTTTCGACATGACCCTTCACTCTTACATTACGCCATTCCTTCAAAATCGTGCCTTCTGGATCGATGACAAAGGTTGAGCGGACAATACCCATGTATTCATTTCCAAAATTCTTTTTAAGTTGCCAGACCCCATAGTCTTCTGCTACTTGGTGATCCTCGTCAGCCAAAAGGCAAAAGGGCAGGTCGTACTTTTCAACAAACGTCTGATGTCGTTTGACTGGATCAGGGCTAATTCCAATAATAACAGCATTTGCATCTGCAAAAGATTGAAAATGATCACGAAAGTCACAAGCCTGCGTGGTGCAGCCTGGGGTCATGTCCTTTGGGTAAAAATAGAGCACGACATATTTGCCAGTAAAGCTGGATAACTGGATCTTTTCACCTTTTTGGGAAGGCAGGGTGAAATCCGGTGCGCTTTGTCCTTCTGCAATACTCATACGACTCCTCCTTATAACACAACACTTATTCCGATGAAATAGTATTCATAGCGTACATCAAACAAGCGTCTTGTACAAATTCAGGCTCCTTTTTCTCAAAAAGGAAGCGACTCTGCTACACTTAAACTACGGTCCACGACATTTGAACCGAACCATGCAAAGATTGGAGATCATTTAATATGAATTTTTCCTCATCAGAACAACACTATTCAGAAGCATTGCGTCATATCGTCGGCGGTGTAAATAGCCCTTCTCGTTCCTTCAAAGCAGTTGGCGGAGGTTCGCCTGTCTATATGAAGCGAGGGCATGGAGCATATTTTTGGGACGAAGATGATAATCAATACATCGATTACCTTGGGGCTTATGGGCCAATAATTACAGGGCATGCTCACCCTGCGATTACAAAAGCGATCACAACTGCTTCAGAAAACGGCACTTTGTTCGGTACGCCGACAGTTATGGAAAACACATTCGCCAAAGCGTTGAAGGATGCGATTCCTTCTATGGAAAGGGTACGTTTTGTCAATTCAGGCACAGAAGCAGTTATGACGACGATTCGTGTTTCTCGGGCGTATACTGGGCGAACGAAAATGTTGAAATTCTCTGGGTGCTACCACGGTCATTCGGATCTCGTGCTTGTTGCTGCGGGGTCTGGTCCAGCGACGCTTGGTTCACCTGACTCTGCTGGCGTTCCCCATTCCATTGCGAAGGAAATGATTACTGTCCCTTTCAATGATACGAACGCATTTAAGGAAGCGATGGAGAAATGGGGCGATGATATTGCAGGTGTGCTTGTCGAACCAATTGTCGGAAACTTTGGGGTTGTCACACCTGACGAAGGCTTTTTGGAGATGGTGAATGAGGTGACTCATCAGTATGGAGGTCTCGTCATTTATGACGAGGTGATTACCGCCTTTCGCTTTATGTATGGCGGCGCGCAAAACCTGCTCGGTGTTACGCCTGACTTAACGGCGCTTGGAAAAATTATTGGCGGTGGACTCCCTATTGGTGCCTATGGAGGGCGAAAGGACATTATGGAGCAAGTCGCACCACTCGGACCAGCTTACCAAGCAGGAACGATGGCAGGAAACCCTGCATCAATGGCCTCTGGTATAGCTTGTCTGCGTCTATTGAAAGAAGAACATCCTTATGAGCGACTTGACCAACTCGGTGCACGTTTAGAGGTTGGACTTCAAAAAAGCATTGATGAAACAGGCATTCATGCGATTGTACACCGTTTAGGCGGCATGTTGACCGTGTATTTTGGTGTGACACGGGTGACGCACTACGAAGAAGCAGAGGCAGCGGACAGTGAGATGTTTGCTCGTTTTTTCAAAGGTATGCTGCATGAAGGGATTAACCTTGCCCCTTCCAAGTACGAAGCGTGGTTTATCACAATGGGCCATACTGAAGCGGATATTGACCAAACCATTCGAGCAGCAGATAAAGTGCTTAAGACTTTGTAACATGCTTAAATGCTACTGAAAGCACGTGCCCGGTCAGCACGTGCTTTTTTTAATGACGTAATGGAGATGTGCAAATTCGGGCACTTTTCCTTCGTTCGGGCACTCCACCATGATTTTCGGACACTTCACGGCCGATTTCGGGCACTTTCTTCTCACTTCCGGGCACTCGAGCGCTTAATTCGGGCACTTTTCCTTATTTCGGGCACTTCACCGTGATTTCCGGACACTCTACTGCCAATTCCGGGCACTTTCTTCTCATTTCCGGGCACTTCACCGCTTTTTTCGGACACTTTCACTTTCTCAAGCATCCCACATCCTCATTTCTAGCACTTCCATTCCATCTTTGCTTTATCAGTTCTTGATTCTTTCCATTGTGCATTGTATAGTACGATAAGGCTAAACGAAACCATTGGAAAGGACTTAAACTTCCCCTATGAAATTTGGTGCACGTATTTTAAAAACCGGGCTGGCGATTGTACTTTCATTATACATCGCACAGTGGCTAGGGTTTGACGCTCCCGTATTTGCAGGGATAGCTGCCGCCTTTGCCATACAGCCTTCTGTATATAAGTCGTACCAAACGGTATTAGACCAGGCGCAGGCAAACATTATTGGTGCTTTTTTTGCCATTATCTTTTCGACGATTTTTGGCACTGAACCCATTGTCGTTGGCATGGTCGTCATCGTCGTTATCGCTGTGCATCTGCAATTGAAAATTGGGCAAACCGTCTCTATCGCACTTGTCACAGCGATTGCAATCATGGAGGCTCCTGCTGATGGCTTTCTAATTTATGCATTTGAACGATTTAGCTCTGTGATGCTTGGTGTCGTGGCAGCATTTCTTGTTAACTTGGCGTTTTTACCTCCAAAACATGAACATCGGCTGTATCAATCCATTTCTGAGACTTCAGAGGACATTATTAAATGGATACGGCTTAGCAATTATCATATGACAGAGCAGCACGCGTTAAAGGAAGATATCGAAAAGCTTAAAGAAAAACTTGTTAAGCTTGAGCAAGTGTATCTTCTATACAAAGAAGAACGCGTCTATTCAAAAAAGAAGAAGTTTGCTAAAGCAAGAAAGCTTGTCGTCTTTCGCCAAATGCTCGCAACAGCAAACCGGGCTCACTTTTGTTTGGCACAAATTAGTCGAGCTGAAAATGATTTTCATCACTTACCAGACCATGTTAGGGAGCCGTTAACGTCCGAATTGGATGACTTGACTCGGTTTCATGAACAATTGCTTGAAAATCTAACGGGCCGTACGAAAGCAATTCAATACGAAACGCATTGCAGCCCCGTAAAGACTCGGTTTATGGAGCTTTATACATTGGCAAAGGATGAATCCGAGCCGGAAAACGAAGAAAAATGGATGCATTTGTTTTCGCTCGTGTCCAATTTGCTTGAATATCATTATGCGCTCGATCACTTGGCAAAAATCCTGACAAGCTTTAAAAGTCATCATACCGAAGAAAATGAACTCGAAAAAAAATAAAAACACCCTCCTTGAAAAGACATTCGTCTCGTTCAAAAAGGGTGTTTTCTTTATGTTCTTATACAGGCTCAAGCTGCTGCACAGAAAAGAGCTTAAAGTATTCGCCGCGTTTCGTCATGAGCTGACTATGTGTGCCCTGCTCTCTAATTTCACCATTCGCCACGAGAACAATCCGATCCGCATGGGTAATCGTTGAAAGACGATGCGCTACGATAAACGTCGTGCGATGCTTCGCGAGCTTCTCTAAGGCATCCTGAATGAGATGTTCACTTTCCAAATCCAGTGCAGAGGTGGCTTCATCTAAAATGAGCATTGGCGGGTTTTTCAAGAAGACTCGTGCAATAGCAACACGTTGTTTTTGGCCGCCTGAGAGCTTAACTCCTCGCTCGCCAACCTTCGTGTCATACCCGTCAGACAGCTCTGTAATAAACTCATGAGCATTCGCTGATATTGCAGCCTGGATCACTTCTTCATCGGTTGCATCAGGATTGCCCATTTTTATATTTTCCTTCACGGAGTCACTGAACAAAATATTGTCCTGTTGAACAATTCCAATCTGGTCACGGAGCGATCGTGCCTGTACGTCTCTAACGTCTATTCCATCCACAAGAAGTCGACCTTCAGTGACGTCGTAAAACCTTGGTATCAGACTAATAAGCGTTGACTTACCGCCTCCGCTCATCCCAACGAGAGCAATAGTCTCACCGGGGTTAACGTCCAGACTCAATCCTTTGAGAACTTCAGACTCATCGTCATTGTATTGAAAGGAAACATTGTCAAACGTCACCCGTCCTGACAATTCCTCCACCTGTTTTGCTCCTGCTTTATCCGTTACATCATAGCGTTCATTAGCAAACTCGAAAACCCGATCCATCGATGCAATCGATTGGGTCAACGTCGTCGATGAATTGACCAATCTTCGCAGCGGACTGTACAACCGCTCCATAAACGCAACAAAGGCGGCAAGCTCCCCGACAGTCAGTTGCCCCTCAATGACGCGATATGTGGCAAACCCAAGCACTAACAAGGGGGCGATATCCGTCACCGTATTAATAACAGCAAAGGTTTTGGCATTCCAGCGGGTATGATCCAATGCTCGTGCAAGGAAATTGTCGTTTCGCTTAGCAAACTGTTTTTCTTCATGGTCTTCAAGTGCAAAGCCACGAATAACAGAAATGCCTTGAACACGTTCGTGCAAATGCCCTTGCACCTCAGCGAGAGCTTGAGAACGGTCGCGCGTAAGTGAACGAAGGCGACCATAGAAAAACTTAATCGCAAAACCGTAGAATGGAAACATTACAATAGAAAGCAACGCAAGCAAAGGATCCATCCAAAACATAATGGCAAAAGCGATAATAATGGTAGCTGTATCAAGCCAAACGTTCATCAACCCTACCATGACGAAGCTTTTTGTTTGTTCAACATCATGAATCACGCGAGAAATAATTTCCCCAACTCGTTGGTTTGAATAAAATTTCAAGCTCAGCTTCTGAATATGGACAAATAGCGTAGAGCGAATATCGAACAGCACCTTGTTGCCAACATACTGCGCAAAATATTGGCGATAGTATTCAACCGGTGGACGAAGAATAACAAATAAAAAAGCGCCAGCCCCCAACAAGTAGGCAAGCCTCGTCAACTTTTCCGCTGTATCTATTGATTCTGCGTTTATAATGTCATCAATCGCAAACTTTAACATCAACGGTGTCGCTAGAGGAATAGAAAATTTAATAATTCCAATGAGTATCGTCCAGACAATCATCCAGCGATACGGTTTTACAAACGTTAAATATTGCTTAATAGGACCCACATCCGTCCCCCCTGTTCAATTTACGGATATCGGCTTTGTAGATAGCGTTCTTAGCTATGAAACTGTCGGTACAACCCCAACCAAGCTGATACGACTCCTGGTGCAAAAACGCCCTCTTTCTCGTGATGGCGTCTTTGAATCTCAAGCAACGCATTTTCAACGGCATTCATCACATATGCCGGATACCCCTTCTCACTAGAATTCAATCTAAACTCGTCCATGTCGAGCAAATGGCCAAACCCATTTTGATCAACGAAATAGTCAATATCGTAATCAATATAAACGAATTGATTGCCATCCTTCTGCACGTACGGCGAAGCAATATTGCAATAAAACGCCCAATCGTTTTCACCTTCTAGGGCAATCACATTATACCACCGGTCTGGCCAAAAAAAGCAAACAGCGGCTTGTTGTGTAATCCATTGCGTCCCATCTGCTTCTGTGACAAGTGTTTTTTCATTGACGCCAATAAATTCTTCAGCAGTATGATGAACCACCTCTGTTTTTGCCCAGCTCCTATGAAACGAGCCGCAATGTTTCAGGCTCTTAATTCTCACGGTATCTCCAACCATTTGATGAGTCATCCGCTCACTCCACATTCGCATTAATGAATGTAGTATACCCTTTTCGTGAAACGAATAAAAATTTAGGGGCTCTAAACAAAAAGGCACCCCTAACGCTCGGATGCGCAGGGATGCCTTTTCGCAAACTAGACTCCACAAGTTATTTTGTAGAGTTTTGTTGTTTGTTTTGTTCTGATTGCTGGTTGTTTTGTTTAACGTGTTGTGCATCCGTTGTTCCAGAAGCCGCTTGGTTGCTGAAGCTCTGTTGAGCCTGTTGACCAGCTTGTGCTTGCTGACCTTGAGCAGATTGAGCGTTCTGGGCTTTAACGTGTTGCGCATCAGTACCTGAAGTGGTTTTGTTTTGCTTTGCCATGTGTATCACCTCCGCACTTCTAATGTGTGCAGAAGAGGTTTATTTCATACAACAGCAACATTGCTTTTTTCATTGGTATCATTTGGTAAATTAAACAAGCAATGATCGTCCTCCATCAACAATAAGGGTTTGCCCACGAATCATGTCCGCTTGTGGTGACAATAAAAATGACACTGCACCGACAAGATCCTCAGGCTGCACCATGCGTCCAGCAGGTGTGTTGGTTCGTGCATCTTCTAAAAGCTCTTCGCGGTTCGGAAAATGCGTGAGTGCCTCAGTATCTACAGCACCACCGGAGACGGCGTTGACGATAATGCCTCTTGAAGCGAGCTCAACGGCCAAATAGCGCGTCAATGCCTCTAATGCTGCTTTAGAAACACCTACTGTTGTATAGTTTTCAAGGTAACGAATCGACCCAATCGAGCTTAGGGAAACGATATGTCCCTTACCTTTCATACGCTGTGCAGCTTCCTGTGCACAAAATAACAGTGCCTTGGCATTAATATCCATTGTCCAATCCCAGTGTTTTTCTTCAAGCTCCATAATTGGACGCAATACACCTGAAGCCGCATTATTAACGAATACATCTAATGAATCAAAATGCTCGTCAAAGGTTTCAAATAATGCTGTGATTTTCTCACGGTCGCCAACATTGGCACGAATTGCGATCCCCTTCACACCAAGTGCTTCAATTTCAGCAACCACTTCGTTGGCAGCAGATTTGCTCCGCGCGTAATTAATGGCTACATTGTATCCTTCATTTGCTAATTGCAGAGCGATGGCTCGGCCGATTCCACGGCTACCACCCGTCACAAGTGCATTTTTGCTTTTCGTCATTGTTATGTTTCTTCCTTTCATTTGCCGATATGGCTAGAACTACTGGCATAATTTCCTCCTTAAGCGTTGAAAATACATTTATAAACGCGCTAAGGAGGTTTTTTCGTGTACAGTGGTCGAGACTTTAGTGAGCTTTTTATGATTTCAAAAAGGCAGTGGTCGGATGAGGAGCTTCGTTACAGCCATACGGCTTGTCAGCAAATGTTACCCTATTTGAATGTTGAAGGATTAAGCCTCTATAAGCAGCTCATTAAGGAACAGCTTGAACGAGAGCGCTAAACCATCGGCACGTCATTAAGCATTCATGTAGGATTGTCCACCATCAACTGTTACCGTCGTGCCAACGACCCAAGACGCCATTGGAGAGGCTAAGAAAACCACCACATTGGCAACTTCTTCTACCGTTCCGAATCGCCCAGCCGGAATGTTCTGGTCGACAAACTGCTGAATGGCTTGCGGTGACTTTTCGAGCCTTTTTTGCCAATTCCCTGTCGGATGGAGGATCGAACCAGGAGCAACTGAATTGACGCGAACGCCATTTGGAATCATTTCATCGGCAAACGATTTTGTAAAGGAGATCAAGGCGGATTTGCTTGCATTGTACGTTGGCTTTCCGCCTGATTCTTTCCCGAAGATAGAGGAAATCTGCACAATGGCACCTGATCGCCGTTGCTTCATATGAGCACCTGCAAGTTGGCTAAGTCGAACCGCCGAATAAAAGTTTAATTCCATTGCTTCTTTAAACTCTTGCAGTTCAGTGTAAAGGACAGCCCCCCCTTGAGATCCTCCAGCATTATTAATGAGCACATCGAGGGTACCGTTCCGACTTATGTATTTCTCAAACTGCTCATGGACATGCGTTTCATCGGTGACATTCAACTCAAGTATAGCTGCTCCACCAATCTCTTCTGCGGCGGTTTCTAAATCCTCGACATTTCGAGCGGCAATAGTGACATGCGCACCTTCTTTCAGAAATGCCTTAGCAATGCCTTTGCCGATCCCTTTACTTCCACCTGTAATAAGCACGTTTTTTCCTTCAAGCTGAAGATTCATGCACGCTCCCCCTCGATAATGTGATGAAGTATTTTTTGGTGCGACACTGAAAAAGGATATTGCAAAATCTCTTCTTCTGAAACAAATTGCAGTCCTTCTCTTCCTTCAAATGGCGTCTGTAATGACGCATGGAACACATCGATATTCCACACAAGGTGTGAAAAAGCGTGCTTCACTGACAGCAGATGCTCATTTACTTCGACATGGATGTGGTATTCTTCCTCTACCCAGTGCATCGCCTGATCCTTTTGAAGCTGAGCTCGATTGACAGTTTCACAATTCGGAAACTCCCACAGGTTAGCCAATAACCCTTGCGAAGGTCGCTTGTGAATCAACCAGTCGCCATTTTCGTCGGTAATCACAAGAGCTGTCATATGCTTTTCTTTTGCCTTTTTCTTTTTCTTTTTCACAGGAAGCACATCTTCTTGCCCAGTTGCATACGCTTGACAATGAGCACGGACAGGACAAATCAGACAAGTAGGTTTTTTAGGTGTACATACGATGGCTCCTAATTCCATAACCCCTTGATTGAACTCAGAGGGACGTTCTTTGTCCATGACCGTTGCGACGACAGCTTCAAACGCTTTGCGTGTTTTTTCTTCTGCGATATCATCAGCGATGGCAAACA
This DNA window, taken from Aureibacillus halotolerans, encodes the following:
- a CDS encoding YgzB family protein codes for the protein MQLLFKNKINKIRTFALSLVFIGIAVMYIGLLFKGSQIAMAAFMLLGVIFVLMSTGVYFWVGMLSTKAIQVTCPECGKWTKMLGRVDACMHCSQPLTMDKALEGKDFDVSYNRRSHASNEESEIDHKK
- the perR gene encoding peroxide-responsive transcriptional repressor PerR, translated to MTVATDHLQEALGSLKKAGVRITPQRHAILEFLSTSQAHPTADDIYKALEGKFPNMSVATVYNNLRVFKEAGLVKELTYGDSSSRFDYVTSHHYHIICESCGKIVDFHYPGLDEVEALAAHVTGFDISHHRMEIYGTCPECKHQPGNIKQ
- a CDS encoding cob(I)yrinic acid a,c-diamide adenosyltransferase; translation: MKIYTKSGDHGSTSLGYGERVPKNHARVQAYGTLDEANAHLGLAVASLTDCAWIGKASFKDQLTRVQTLLFHAGNELSTPVGKDVQWPILEGHITYLEELIDRWQGTLPELTTFILPGGSIVASSLHLARTVVRRAEREAVAIADVVNPNTLVFLNRLSDFLFVAARYANAKEGLPDQHLEVDEEDKD
- the bcp gene encoding thioredoxin-dependent thiol peroxidase, with the translated sequence MSIAEGQSAPDFTLPSQKGEKIQLSSFTGKYVVLYFYPKDMTPGCTTQACDFRDHFQSFADANAVIIGISPDPVKRHQTFVEKYDLPFCLLADEDHQVAEDYGVWQLKKNFGNEYMGIVRSTFVIDPEGTILKEWRNVRVKGHVEKALQFVQNQGKSK
- a CDS encoding glutamate-1-semialdehyde 2,1-aminomutase codes for the protein MNFSSSEQHYSEALRHIVGGVNSPSRSFKAVGGGSPVYMKRGHGAYFWDEDDNQYIDYLGAYGPIITGHAHPAITKAITTASENGTLFGTPTVMENTFAKALKDAIPSMERVRFVNSGTEAVMTTIRVSRAYTGRTKMLKFSGCYHGHSDLVLVAAGSGPATLGSPDSAGVPHSIAKEMITVPFNDTNAFKEAMEKWGDDIAGVLVEPIVGNFGVVTPDEGFLEMVNEVTHQYGGLVIYDEVITAFRFMYGGAQNLLGVTPDLTALGKIIGGGLPIGAYGGRKDIMEQVAPLGPAYQAGTMAGNPASMASGIACLRLLKEEHPYERLDQLGARLEVGLQKSIDETGIHAIVHRLGGMLTVYFGVTRVTHYEEAEAADSEMFARFFKGMLHEGINLAPSKYEAWFITMGHTEADIDQTIRAADKVLKTL
- a CDS encoding FUSC family protein; its protein translation is MKFGARILKTGLAIVLSLYIAQWLGFDAPVFAGIAAAFAIQPSVYKSYQTVLDQAQANIIGAFFAIIFSTIFGTEPIVVGMVVIVVIAVHLQLKIGQTVSIALVTAIAIMEAPADGFLIYAFERFSSVMLGVVAAFLVNLAFLPPKHEHRLYQSISETSEDIIKWIRLSNYHMTEQHALKEDIEKLKEKLVKLEQVYLLYKEERVYSKKKKFAKARKLVVFRQMLATANRAHFCLAQISRAENDFHHLPDHVREPLTSELDDLTRFHEQLLENLTGRTKAIQYETHCSPVKTRFMELYTLAKDESEPENEEKWMHLFSLVSNLLEYHYALDHLAKILTSFKSHHTEENELEKK
- a CDS encoding ABC transporter ATP-binding protein — its product is MGPIKQYLTFVKPYRWMIVWTILIGIIKFSIPLATPLMLKFAIDDIINAESIDTAEKLTRLAYLLGAGAFLFVILRPPVEYYRQYFAQYVGNKVLFDIRSTLFVHIQKLSLKFYSNQRVGEIISRVIHDVEQTKSFVMVGLMNVWLDTATIIIAFAIMFWMDPLLALLSIVMFPFYGFAIKFFYGRLRSLTRDRSQALAEVQGHLHERVQGISVIRGFALEDHEEKQFAKRNDNFLARALDHTRWNAKTFAVINTVTDIAPLLVLGFATYRVIEGQLTVGELAAFVAFMERLYSPLRRLVNSSTTLTQSIASMDRVFEFANERYDVTDKAGAKQVEELSGRVTFDNVSFQYNDDESEVLKGLSLDVNPGETIALVGMSGGGKSTLISLIPRFYDVTEGRLLVDGIDVRDVQARSLRDQIGIVQQDNILFSDSVKENIKMGNPDATDEEVIQAAISANAHEFITELSDGYDTKVGERGVKLSGGQKQRVAIARVFLKNPPMLILDEATSALDLESEHLIQDALEKLAKHRTTFIVAHRLSTITHADRIVLVANGEIREQGTHSQLMTKRGEYFKLFSVQQLEPV
- a CDS encoding DUF402 domain-containing protein yields the protein MTHQMVGDTVRIKSLKHCGSFHRSWAKTEVVHHTAEEFIGVNEKTLVTEADGTQWITQQAAVCFFWPDRWYNVIALEGENDWAFYCNIASPYVQKDGNQFVYIDYDIDYFVDQNGFGHLLDMDEFRLNSSEKGYPAYVMNAVENALLEIQRRHHEKEGVFAPGVVSAWLGLYRQFHS
- a CDS encoding gamma-type small acid-soluble spore protein — translated: MAKQNKTTSGTDAQHVKAQNAQSAQGQQAQAGQQAQQSFSNQAASGTTDAQHVKQNNQQSEQNKQQNSTK
- the fabL gene encoding enoyl-[acyl-carrier-protein] reductase FabL, producing the protein MTKSKNALVTGGSRGIGRAIALQLANEGYNVAINYARSKSAANEVVAEIEALGVKGIAIRANVGDREKITALFETFDEHFDSLDVFVNNAASGVLRPIMELEEKHWDWTMDINAKALLFCAQEAAQRMKGKGHIVSLSSIGSIRYLENYTTVGVSKAALEALTRYLAVELASRGIIVNAVSGGAVDTEALTHFPNREELLEDARTNTPAGRMVQPEDLVGAVSFLLSPQADMIRGQTLIVDGGRSLLV
- a CDS encoding SDR family NAD(P)-dependent oxidoreductase, with amino-acid sequence MNLQLEGKNVLITGGSKGIGKGIAKAFLKEGAHVTIAARNVEDLETAAEEIGGAAILELNVTDETHVHEQFEKYISRNGTLDVLINNAGGSQGGAVLYTELQEFKEAMELNFYSAVRLSQLAGAHMKQRRSGAIVQISSIFGKESGGKPTYNASKSALISFTKSFADEMIPNGVRVNSVAPGSILHPTGNWQKRLEKSPQAIQQFVDQNIPAGRFGTVEEVANVVVFLASPMASWVVGTTVTVDGGQSYMNA
- the mutY gene encoding A/G-specific adenine glycosylase, with product MAQEHYANALTSFDHVSFQEDLITWFLAEQRDLPWRKDQTPYKVWLSEIMLQQTRVDTVIPYFNRFVSSFPTLEALAQADEQDVLKHWEGLGYYSRARNFQSAVREIVSTYGGNVPADKKSFQALKGVGPYTAGAVLSIAFNKAEPAVDGNVLRVFSRLFAIADDIAEEKTRKAFEAVVATVMDKERPSEFNQGVMELGAIVCTPKKPTCLICPVRAHCQAYATGQEDVLPVKKKKKKAKEKHMTALVITDENGDWLIHKRPSQGLLANLWEFPNCETVNRAQLQKDQAMHWVEEEYHIHVEVNEHLLSVKHAFSHLVWNIDVFHASLQTPFEGREGLQFVSEEEILQYPFSVSHQKILHHIIEGERA